From Paraburkholderia fungorum, the proteins below share one genomic window:
- a CDS encoding LysM peptidoglycan-binding domain-containing protein, producing the protein MADQADYTVQPGDTLSGIAAKNNTTVSQLVGLNKIDNPRLIYPGQQLKLKATDTGAQVDDSEKFFSELWIRVSDANDKPIPNLKTTVVTASGEHEHVTNKNGDIPAIHTLTPDEKVHVYVFKLDGGKKKVAELKPPSGTHQAIVRSPKVKVNIPLRVHEGGADHQPSAPLPLPPAEIQHNRDTAGNPVVNVGVECPNSNNLRLGANIKYRDYILKAAERSRIMPQGVAALIEAEAGKMPPIHEQVPVISKKTGKPVIDKHGKPVMRTIRKPNPEWNPSIVNSIGAAGLTQFLPAAWKEVAHYPDSVLHQRCTELAAQQGVHHLSESQILHLRLNAELSIITAADYAAHNIQVFGNAGFHVDAITGPNRAKLGYFLHHEGTYGATRIVRRTLDADTAYDLLCTQLKSSGSDGTAEADAYMAANNVHGAAAYRKWIFDYVDKKINPKYFACDPSKIEEPILMDKIESMLL; encoded by the coding sequence ATGGCAGACCAAGCCGATTACACCGTTCAACCCGGTGACACGCTGAGCGGTATTGCTGCGAAGAACAACACCACTGTCAGCCAGCTCGTCGGGCTGAACAAAATCGACAATCCGCGGCTCATCTATCCTGGCCAGCAGTTGAAGCTGAAGGCCACCGACACGGGGGCGCAGGTTGACGATTCGGAGAAATTCTTCAGCGAATTGTGGATACGGGTGTCGGACGCAAACGACAAGCCGATACCAAACCTCAAGACGACAGTGGTGACTGCGTCCGGGGAGCATGAACACGTCACAAACAAGAATGGAGACATCCCGGCGATTCATACGCTAACGCCCGACGAAAAGGTGCACGTCTACGTGTTCAAACTCGACGGCGGCAAGAAGAAGGTTGCTGAGTTGAAGCCACCGTCAGGTACACATCAAGCCATCGTGCGAAGTCCCAAGGTGAAGGTCAATATACCGCTGCGCGTCCACGAAGGCGGGGCCGACCATCAGCCGAGCGCGCCGCTACCGCTTCCGCCGGCGGAGATTCAGCATAACCGTGACACCGCCGGCAACCCAGTCGTCAACGTTGGCGTGGAATGCCCGAACAGCAACAACCTGCGCCTCGGCGCAAACATCAAGTACCGTGACTACATTCTCAAGGCCGCAGAGCGCAGCAGGATAATGCCGCAGGGCGTCGCCGCGCTCATCGAGGCGGAGGCCGGTAAGATGCCGCCTATCCACGAGCAGGTGCCGGTCATCTCAAAGAAAACCGGGAAACCTGTAATCGACAAGCACGGCAAGCCTGTCATGAGGACCATTCGGAAGCCGAATCCAGAGTGGAATCCGAGTATCGTCAATTCCATTGGGGCTGCGGGGCTGACGCAATTCCTTCCTGCGGCGTGGAAAGAGGTTGCGCATTATCCCGACTCTGTACTGCATCAGCGCTGCACAGAGTTGGCGGCTCAACAGGGCGTCCATCACCTCTCGGAGTCGCAGATTCTTCATCTGCGGCTCAACGCGGAACTATCCATCATCACAGCCGCAGACTACGCTGCGCATAACATCCAGGTTTTTGGAAATGCGGGATTTCACGTCGATGCCATTACCGGGCCAAACCGTGCAAAGCTCGGATATTTCCTCCACCACGAGGGCACTTATGGCGCGACGCGCATCGTCCGTCGCACACTCGATGCTGACACCGCATATGACCTTCTGTGCACCCAGCTAAAATCTTCCGGCTCCGACGGCACCGCTGAGGCCGACGCTTATATGGCCGCCAACAATGTCCATGGGGCCGCCGCGTACCGGAAGTGGATTTTTGATTACGTCGACAAAAAGATTAACCCGAAGTATTTCGCTTGTGACCCGAGTAAAATCGAGGAGCCAATCCTGATGGATAAAATCGAATCTATGCTGCTATGA
- a CDS encoding type VI secretion system Vgr family protein has product MSAQELFALVSSGISQQDRLLKLDTPLGSNVLLPQRAIGHSRIGRNYEFAVDVLSLKDTLELKTLVAQPVALWIQQSDKSYRPHHGYVHTVRRLGSDGDIASYQLTFSSWLHFLKFRKDARIFQEVSTEDILSTIFNEHPQARGAYRMAVRRSTPKRSFSVQYEDDWNFVHRLMEAEGLFGYFEQASDGKSHTYVVTDDVYTLTATSPEEVDFARVGVNSETDAFVQWTGTRTLQSATYTTSTFDYKSPLEQKGTSFPTIGNQGSLPAQSEVYEYTGAYSYLESDRGDQLTKLHLEEWESRAKRFVGIGGVRRIDAGQYFTLSGHPEHDNDSSHDREFVVIAADWYIENNLPVGNSRPFPHSLQRRIAAARTDSEAYASVQGRNASDSSEGFFLVEAEVQRRSVQYRSPFEHHKPHMQMQTATVVGPANEEVYTDSLNRIKVRMHWDRRNRGDENASCWVRVLFSDSGSGYGGVHVPRIGEEVVIAWLDGDCDRPLVTGRLYNGATNPHWHSNGLLSGYKSKEYGGAGFNQLVMDDATGQNRVQLYTTSANAALHLGYLVDHTGNLRGNYLGSGFDLTADSFGAVRAAQGLYVSTNTRTGLATQPLDAQEAKQQLLGSESVMDALSEASGQHKAESLLEGKDALKNFTAATEHDLKGGTLGGQTGGGGIGSAKGFKDPVMLFSSPAGIALSSEKSVHLSPDEHLNLVSGQSTHLATGKSFIASVKEKLSLFSQNAGMKFFAAKGKVELQSHSDNIELTAQQTIKILSTTAKVEVASAKEILLTSGGAYLRITNGNIEIHAPNSVSVKGATKAFAGPDSTNYALPDLPTSSPIPFSQKLVFRSSEDGTPASEVKYALYPYQGEPDGNAQKVLSGTSAEDGAARHLNPEESEHLTALYGQGEWETAWNLNIDRDDGGLVSSVTNNAESGVA; this is encoded by the coding sequence ATGAGCGCACAAGAGCTATTCGCGCTAGTTTCTTCGGGGATTAGTCAGCAGGACCGCTTGCTAAAGCTGGACACCCCATTAGGGTCCAATGTTTTGCTGCCGCAACGAGCGATTGGACATTCGCGGATTGGCCGCAACTACGAATTCGCGGTTGATGTTCTGTCGCTCAAGGATACGCTCGAGCTGAAAACTCTTGTCGCCCAGCCTGTCGCCTTATGGATTCAGCAAAGCGACAAGTCGTACAGACCACACCATGGATACGTACACACGGTGCGAAGACTCGGCTCAGACGGAGACATAGCAAGCTATCAGCTCACGTTCTCCTCGTGGCTCCACTTCCTCAAATTTCGAAAGGATGCTCGGATTTTCCAGGAAGTGAGCACTGAGGACATACTTAGCACGATATTCAACGAGCACCCGCAGGCACGCGGCGCGTATCGCATGGCAGTGCGCCGGTCCACGCCGAAACGCTCCTTCAGCGTACAGTACGAAGATGATTGGAATTTTGTGCACCGACTGATGGAGGCAGAAGGGCTGTTCGGATACTTCGAGCAAGCCTCCGATGGGAAGTCGCACACCTATGTGGTCACCGACGATGTATACACCCTCACGGCAACGTCGCCTGAAGAGGTTGATTTTGCACGCGTCGGTGTGAACAGCGAGACTGATGCGTTTGTACAATGGACGGGGACGCGCACTCTGCAGAGCGCGACTTACACGACCAGCACGTTCGATTACAAATCGCCCCTCGAGCAAAAGGGAACGAGTTTTCCGACCATCGGGAATCAAGGCTCGCTTCCCGCGCAGTCGGAGGTCTACGAATACACGGGCGCGTACAGTTACCTTGAAAGTGACCGCGGCGACCAGCTTACGAAGCTGCATCTGGAGGAATGGGAATCCCGTGCAAAGCGGTTCGTCGGGATTGGTGGTGTGCGCCGCATTGATGCTGGCCAGTATTTCACGCTTTCGGGTCATCCAGAGCACGACAATGATTCGTCGCACGACCGCGAGTTTGTCGTTATCGCTGCCGACTGGTACATCGAGAACAATCTGCCCGTCGGCAACAGCCGCCCATTTCCTCACAGCCTTCAACGCCGCATTGCTGCGGCCCGCACGGATTCTGAGGCCTACGCATCCGTTCAGGGTCGCAACGCCTCCGACAGCAGCGAAGGCTTCTTCCTGGTTGAGGCTGAGGTTCAGCGCCGGAGCGTGCAATACCGTAGCCCGTTCGAGCATCACAAGCCGCATATGCAGATGCAAACGGCTACTGTCGTGGGTCCAGCGAACGAAGAGGTCTACACCGATTCGCTTAATCGTATCAAGGTCCGTATGCACTGGGACCGCCGCAACAGGGGCGACGAGAATGCCTCTTGCTGGGTGCGCGTGCTCTTCTCTGACTCCGGGAGCGGCTACGGAGGCGTGCATGTGCCGCGCATCGGCGAAGAGGTGGTTATCGCGTGGCTCGACGGCGATTGCGACCGACCGTTGGTGACAGGTCGGCTTTACAACGGTGCAACGAATCCGCACTGGCATTCGAACGGGCTATTATCGGGATACAAGTCAAAGGAATACGGCGGCGCTGGCTTCAACCAGCTTGTCATGGACGATGCTACGGGGCAAAACAGGGTCCAGCTTTACACGACGAGTGCAAACGCGGCATTGCACCTAGGGTATCTCGTAGACCATACGGGCAACCTCCGCGGCAACTACTTGGGCAGCGGGTTCGACCTCACGGCTGATTCGTTCGGTGCCGTTCGCGCTGCGCAGGGCCTGTACGTGTCGACTAACACCCGCACCGGCCTTGCAACGCAACCTCTCGACGCGCAGGAAGCTAAACAGCAGCTCCTCGGCTCCGAAAGCGTCATGGATGCACTCTCGGAAGCAAGCGGCCAGCACAAGGCTGAAAGCTTGCTGGAGGGCAAGGATGCCCTAAAGAACTTCACGGCAGCAACAGAGCATGACCTTAAAGGTGGAACGCTAGGTGGCCAGACCGGGGGCGGCGGTATTGGCAGCGCGAAGGGTTTCAAGGACCCAGTCATGCTCTTTTCGAGTCCGGCCGGCATCGCCCTGTCCAGTGAGAAGTCTGTGCACCTGTCACCGGACGAGCATCTCAATCTCGTAAGCGGTCAGAGCACCCACCTGGCAACAGGCAAGTCGTTCATCGCAAGCGTCAAGGAAAAGCTCAGTCTCTTCTCCCAGAATGCCGGAATGAAATTCTTCGCCGCGAAGGGAAAGGTAGAGTTGCAGTCGCACTCCGACAACATTGAGCTGACCGCGCAGCAGACCATAAAGATTCTATCGACCACCGCGAAGGTCGAGGTTGCGTCCGCCAAAGAAATCCTGCTTACCAGTGGAGGCGCCTACCTGCGTATCACCAACGGGAACATCGAGATTCACGCTCCGAACTCGGTTTCCGTGAAGGGAGCGACCAAGGCTTTCGCGGGACCTGACAGCACTAACTACGCGCTGCCCGACCTTCCAACCTCGTCGCCGATTCCGTTCAGCCAGAAGCTGGTCTTCCGCTCATCCGAAGACGGGACACCAGCGAGCGAAGTGAAGTACGCGCTCTACCCGTATCAAGGCGAACCGGACGGGAACGCGCAGAAGGTCCTCTCTGGCACATCAGCGGAGGACGGGGCCGCTCGTCACCTCAACCCCGAAGAAAGCGAGCATCTCACCGCACTTTATGGGCAAGGCGAATGGGAAACCGCGTGGAACCTGAACATTGACCGTGACGACGGCGGTCTCGTCTCGAGCGTCACGAACAATGCCGAATCTGGAGTTGCTTGA
- a CDS encoding SDR family NAD(P)-dependent oxidoreductase — protein MNQSETALIVGAGHGLSASLARLFAAEGMKVALASRDISKLTDIVAETGALPVRCDASRSDEVTTLFERVDKELGCPDLVVYNASGRYRAAIEDIEADKLEDSFKVTALGGFLVAQAATVRMLVRGRGSILLTGATASVKGLPGSTPFAMGKFALRGMAQCMARELGPKNIHVSHFVIDGGIASSRTQSDGTGADDRWLDPDAIAREYLHIHRQHRSTWTWEIELRPWAEKF, from the coding sequence ATGAATCAAAGCGAGACTGCACTGATAGTGGGCGCAGGGCACGGGTTAAGCGCTTCTCTTGCTCGACTGTTCGCGGCAGAAGGCATGAAGGTAGCGCTGGCCTCACGTGATATCAGTAAGCTGACCGATATCGTCGCTGAGACGGGCGCTTTGCCTGTGCGCTGTGATGCCAGCCGGTCGGACGAGGTGACAACACTTTTTGAGCGCGTGGATAAAGAACTGGGCTGCCCCGACCTCGTGGTCTACAACGCTAGTGGGCGCTATCGAGCAGCGATTGAAGACATCGAAGCCGATAAGCTTGAAGATTCTTTCAAGGTTACGGCGCTCGGCGGATTTCTCGTTGCGCAAGCCGCGACTGTACGCATGCTGGTTCGTGGCCGTGGCAGCATCCTCTTGACCGGGGCTACTGCGAGCGTAAAGGGGCTACCCGGGTCAACGCCATTTGCGATGGGGAAATTTGCCCTTCGGGGAATGGCGCAATGCATGGCGCGAGAGCTTGGGCCAAAGAATATTCACGTCTCTCACTTTGTTATCGACGGCGGCATAGCTAGCAGCCGTACGCAATCCGACGGCACAGGTGCAGATGACCGATGGCTGGACCCTGATGCCATTGCGAGGGAATACCTCCATATTCACCGTCAGCACCGAAGCACGTGGACGTGGGAAATCGAACTTCGACCATGGGCGGAGAAGTTTTAA